Proteins found in one archaeon genomic segment:
- the purS gene encoding phosphoribosylformylglycinamidine synthase subunit PurS, whose amino-acid sequence MVIQSYIDIKGATIFVPKTRSFSVKVVISNREGASDPEGETILRDLVSKSGFKQVKGIRSGKFLRFDVEAADSSSAKEMVERICDELRIYNPAAHSLSVEA is encoded by the coding sequence ATGGTAATCCAATCTTATATAGACATCAAAGGGGCAACGATTTTTGTGCCAAAGACGCGCAGCTTCTCCGTGAAGGTCGTAATCTCAAACCGGGAGGGAGCCAGCGACCCAGAGGGCGAGACCATCCTCAGGGACCTGGTGTCCAAGTCCGGGTTCAAACAGGTAAAGGGAATCAGGAGCGGAAAGTTCCTCCGGTTCGATGTCGAGGCGGCCGACTCTTCTTCCGCGAAAGAGATGGTCGAAAGAATCTGCGACGAGCTTAGGATCTACAACCCTGCGGCGCACTCTCTCTCGGTGGAAGCCTGA